A DNA window from Sporosarcina sp. ANT_H38 contains the following coding sequences:
- the infB gene encoding translation initiation factor IF-2 yields MTKIRVHEYAKQVNRTSKEVIDELGKINVSVTNHMSTLDNDSITKLNTKFSSTVNKQSAPKVEAKGAEQKMTPKPTQGSTGGNRPTQGSTGSNRPTQSSTGGNRPSQSSTGGNRPAQGSTGGNRPSQGSTGGNRPSQGSTGGNRPAQGSTGGNRPAQGSTGGNRPSQGSTGGNRPAQGSTSGNRPSQGSTGGNRPAQGSTGGNRPAQGSTGGNRPAQGSTGGNNRPAGAPGGNSRPSGGGAPNRSGGGGRGGRPPARGINQGRRRYRPANPIPKVEKPLPEKITFYESLSVAELANKLGREPSGIIKKLFMLGIMATINQELDKDAIELICADYEVEVEEEIRIDVTDLETYFEEHEEKATAQTERPPVVTIMGHVDHGKTTLLDSIRNTKVTQGEAGGITQHIGAYQIEEKGKKITFLDTPGHAAFTTMRARGAKVTDITILVVAADDGVMPQTIEAINHAKAAEVPIIVAVNKMDKPSANPDRVMQELTDQGLVAEAWGGDAIFVPISALKGEGIDQLIEMVLLVAEVAELKADPNIRARGSVIEASLDKGRGAVATLLVQDGTLRVGDPIVVGNTYGRVRAMVSDIGRRVKEAGPSTPIEITGLSDVPQAGDRFVVFEDEKTARQIGETRAGEALQDQRVEKTRVTLDNLFDHMKQGEIKELNLIVKADVQGTVEAMASSLMKIEVEGVNVKIIHTGAGAINESDISLAAASNAIVIGFNVRPDVNAKRAAEEEGVEIRQHRVIYKVIEEIELAMKGMLDPEYEEKIIGQVEVRETIKVSKIGTIAGSYVTSGKITRDSSVRIVRDNIVIFEGEIDTLKRFKDDVKEVAKGYECGITIKNFDNIQVDDVIEAFVMEEIKRV; encoded by the coding sequence ATGACGAAAATACGTGTACACGAATACGCGAAACAAGTGAATCGGACGAGTAAAGAAGTCATTGATGAACTTGGAAAGATAAATGTAAGTGTTACAAATCACATGTCGACATTAGATAATGATTCAATTACAAAGCTTAATACTAAATTTAGTAGCACTGTTAATAAACAAAGTGCACCAAAAGTAGAAGCGAAGGGTGCTGAACAAAAAATGACTCCAAAACCAACACAAGGTTCAACAGGCGGCAATCGCCCAACACAAGGTTCAACAGGTAGCAATCGTCCAACACAAAGCTCAACAGGCGGCAATCGCCCATCACAAAGCTCAACAGGCGGCAATCGCCCAGCACAAGGTTCAACAGGCGGCAATCGCCCATCACAAGGCTCAACAGGCGGCAATCGCCCATCACAAGGCTCAACAGGCGGCAACCGTCCAGCACAAGGTTCAACAGGTGGCAATCGCCCAGCACAAGGCTCGACAGGCGGCAATCGCCCATCACAAGGCTCAACAGGCGGCAACCGTCCAGCACAAGGTTCAACAAGCGGCAATCGCCCATCACAAGGCTCAACAGGCGGCAACCGTCCAGCACAAGGTTCAACAGGTGGCAATCGCCCGGCACAAGGCTCGACAGGCGGCAACCGCCCGGCACAAGGTTCAACAGGTGGTAACAACCGTCCTGCAGGAGCACCAGGTGGCAACAGTCGTCCAAGTGGCGGCGGTGCACCGAACCGTTCAGGTGGTGGTGGTCGCGGTGGTCGTCCACCGGCACGTGGGATAAACCAAGGGCGCAGAAGATATCGTCCGGCGAACCCGATTCCAAAAGTTGAAAAACCGTTACCGGAAAAAATTACTTTTTACGAATCACTGTCAGTTGCTGAACTAGCGAATAAACTGGGACGTGAACCGTCTGGAATTATCAAAAAACTCTTCATGCTTGGTATCATGGCAACAATCAACCAAGAACTGGACAAAGATGCGATTGAACTCATCTGTGCAGATTATGAAGTTGAAGTTGAAGAAGAAATTCGTATCGATGTAACTGATCTAGAGACATATTTCGAAGAGCACGAAGAAAAAGCAACTGCTCAAACGGAACGTCCTCCAGTCGTCACAATCATGGGCCACGTCGATCACGGGAAAACGACGCTTTTGGACTCGATTCGAAATACGAAAGTTACACAAGGCGAAGCGGGTGGTATCACTCAACATATCGGTGCCTACCAAATCGAAGAAAAAGGCAAGAAAATAACATTCCTTGATACACCAGGTCACGCGGCGTTTACAACTATGCGTGCACGCGGTGCGAAAGTAACTGATATTACAATTCTTGTTGTTGCAGCAGATGATGGTGTTATGCCACAAACAATCGAAGCAATCAACCATGCGAAAGCGGCTGAAGTTCCGATTATCGTTGCAGTGAATAAGATGGATAAACCTTCTGCAAATCCAGACCGTGTTATGCAAGAATTAACAGATCAGGGCCTTGTTGCTGAAGCATGGGGCGGAGATGCAATTTTCGTACCAATCTCAGCATTAAAAGGCGAAGGAATTGACCAGTTGATTGAAATGGTTCTTCTTGTTGCTGAAGTTGCAGAACTAAAAGCTGATCCAAATATCCGCGCACGCGGAAGTGTAATTGAAGCTTCTCTTGATAAAGGTCGCGGTGCTGTTGCAACGCTTCTTGTACAAGACGGAACGCTTCGTGTAGGTGACCCGATAGTAGTGGGTAACACATACGGCCGTGTACGTGCGATGGTAAGTGATATTGGACGACGCGTAAAAGAAGCTGGCCCATCTACACCAATTGAAATTACAGGGCTAAGCGATGTACCTCAAGCTGGAGATCGTTTTGTTGTCTTTGAAGACGAGAAAACAGCACGTCAAATCGGGGAAACTAGAGCCGGTGAAGCGTTGCAAGATCAACGAGTTGAGAAAACACGTGTAACACTTGATAACTTGTTTGATCATATGAAACAAGGCGAAATCAAAGAATTGAACTTAATCGTAAAAGCAGACGTTCAAGGTACGGTTGAAGCAATGGCATCTTCACTCATGAAAATTGAAGTTGAAGGCGTCAACGTTAAAATCATCCACACTGGTGCTGGTGCGATTAATGAATCTGATATTTCACTTGCTGCAGCATCAAATGCGATTGTTATTGGATTCAACGTTCGTCCAGACGTCAACGCGAAACGCGCGGCTGAAGAAGAAGGCGTTGAAATCAGACAACACCGTGTTATCTATAAAGTGATTGAAGAAATCGAATTGGCAATGAAGGGTATGCTTGATCCTGAATATGAAGAAAAAATCATCGGACAAGTTGAAGTCCGCGAAACAATTAAAGTGTCTAAAATCGGAACGATTGCGGGAAGCTATGTAACGAGTGGTAAAATTACTCGTGACTCAAGCGTTCGTATTGTCCGTGACAATATCGTCATTTTCGAAGGCGAAATAGATACGCTGAAACGCTTTAAAGACGATGTAAAAGAAGTAGCAAAAGGCTATGAATGTGGAATTACAATCAAAAACTTTGATAATATTCAAGTAGACGATGTTATCGAAGCCTTCGTTATGGAAGAAATTAAACGAGTATGA
- the rnpM gene encoding RNase P modulator RnpM: protein MTNMKKIPLRKCAATGNMFPKKEMIRIVRPKEGEVSVDLTGKKSGRGTYVSKSEEAVESARRNRSIESQLGTAVPEQVFEDLLHAIRREALK from the coding sequence ATGACAAACATGAAAAAAATTCCTTTGCGTAAATGTGCGGCGACAGGAAATATGTTCCCTAAAAAGGAAATGATCCGCATCGTCCGCCCGAAAGAAGGAGAAGTTTCAGTTGATCTCACTGGCAAGAAGTCAGGCCGCGGGACATATGTGTCTAAATCCGAAGAAGCAGTTGAATCCGCGCGCCGTAACAGATCGATTGAAAGTCAACTTGGGACGGCAGTACCTGAACAGGTATTCGAGGATCTTCTCCACGCAATCCGCCGGGAGGCATTAAAATGA
- a CDS encoding YlxQ family RNA-binding protein, producing MTDPKRIYQMLGMAARARMLIMGEDLVVREIRAGKARLVIVSEDASKNTMKKLTDKSAFYNVERHVFGTREELGHAVGKEARVVLALTDAGFAKKVSELLNDYNRGWTNDENTCTRIRETSESDE from the coding sequence ATGACAGATCCGAAAAGGATTTATCAAATGCTTGGCATGGCGGCGCGGGCAAGAATGCTTATTATGGGTGAAGATTTGGTTGTTCGGGAAATTCGTGCTGGCAAAGCGCGTCTTGTGATTGTATCAGAAGACGCATCTAAAAATACGATGAAAAAATTAACTGATAAAAGTGCGTTTTACAACGTTGAGAGACATGTTTTCGGGACTCGAGAAGAGCTTGGACATGCAGTTGGAAAAGAGGCGCGAGTGGTACTTGCGCTAACGGATGCCGGTTTTGCTAAAAAAGTATCCGAGCTACTCAACGATTATAACCGGGGGTGGACTAATGACGAAAATACGTGTACACGAATACGCGAAACAAGTGAATCGGACGAGTAA